The nucleotide window CTTCTATTTCAAAATCTCTATAAAAACATCCAGGTTCAACAACAGCCTTACCTACAACTGTCACCGGTTTCGCTCCAGGAAAGAGAGGTTGAATAGTAAACGGGATTACTCGTTCAATCTTTTTGATTTTATTCATGTACTTTGTAAAGTCCATGATTATAGATTCATTGAGTGGACCGCCAGACATACAAGTACCTGCCGCACGCGCAGTAAGCGAAAGATCGGGATATTTTGCCTTGTTATCGTTTACCCATTGAACCAAGTTTTCTATATCCTTTTCGTTTTTAGGAAAAACGACTAGCTTTGGGCGTACTTCGAACAAACTCGCATCGTGCGAATATTTCGTAAGTACTTCATCACTGTCTTCAACATCGCCCGCAAAAAACTTTTTTATTTCTTCTTTCATTTGGATCCTTCTATTATATCTAAAACATCTTTTGCAGAATTTTCTCCAATAAATTTCTCAAACAAATGGAGATTGTCTAGATTGTAAAGTATAGCTACAACAGAAATTATTGATACCACGAATGCGGATTTTAAAACTGAACCAAGAAGAAAGCCAACAGAAGGAATAACTGTAACTGTTGCCAATAGTATAAACATAAAAAAGAATATCAAAAACCATTGAAATACGGGAATACGTTCTTGAAAAATCATAACCATATTTTTTCGCAAAACCTGACAATCACTCAAGTTTGAGAGTACTCTCCCTAGAGATTGGTTACGTAAACTTTCTTGCTTGTTATTTCCTACTTCTTCTTCTAAAATATCGTGCATTCTGGTTATGGTATTGGATTTGTGAGTAAAGTGATAATCCCAAGATTTGGAATCTACAACTTTTTGATAATGATCTTTTATTATTTCTCCAAATCTATCTTGGATACTTTTTGAAATATTTCCAGAAACTCTATATATACCTGACATCTTACCGTCAAAAGTACTTATAATTTCTCGTATTTTTGTATATCGATTCCCTTGTCTGGTTATGAAAAATCCAGTAAAGATTGAGAAAAAGAAAGTTGTAATAGTTATAAAAACTCTATCTGTATTTTCAGCTCCAACCGGCACCATAAAGTATATATATGATAGAACAATAAAAAGTAAGACTAGGATTATTTCGATTTTATTCCTTATGTGCATAATTATTGTAAATGATTAAATAATTTTAATCTCGCTTCTACTACTGCCTCGATTGCATCTACTGCTGGTCCTAAAATCTTTGCTGGAGTTATTTCGTTTGGATTTTCTTCTATGGCTTCTTTTACTTCATCTCTGAAGGCGAGACGTATCTCTGAGTTTATGTGCACAACTGAAACCCCAGCCTTGATTGCATTCGTAAAGTCCTCATCTCGAAGACCTGAACCACCGTGCAATACAAGAGGAATCTTTACTGTGTCTTTTATTTCTTTCACCAAGTCTGCATCTATATGAGGCTTGCCGGATTTTATAAGTCCATGGATAGAACCAACAGATGGAGCGAACATGTCCACTCCTGTCTCGTCAACAAACTTCTTTGCGTCTTCAGGTTTAGTCAAAACTCCAGCACCCTCTGGAATAGAATCTTTTATATCTGAACCAGAACCTATGTAGCCGAGCTCAGCTTCAACTAAAATATCTCGGCCAGTATTTTTACTAACCTCGCGTGCATAATCTACACACTGTTTAGTTATTTTTACATTTTCATCGAAAGATAGCTTTGCTCCATCAAATATAACCATATCAAATCCTGCATCTATACAGACCCTAACTGATTCGAATGATCCGTGGTGATCAGCGTTCAAGAAAATAGGATAATCATCGCGTTCGCGAATAGTTTTTACAAGTGCGGCAACCTCTTCGATTCCAGCAAATTTTTGCTCCCCTTCTGAAACTCCGATTATAACTGGTAAATTTAATTTCTTTGCTGCATTGTATATTCCATGCAATGCCTCTAGGTTTGAAATATTGAAGTGCCCTATAGCAACTCCCTTCGTATCAGCATCTTGTATATATTCACGTAATGTTTTCATATGCACAGTATACCCTATAGAATAATCAGCTCAAACTCTGTTATAATATCCATATGTTATTTAGTAAAAAACCCTATGACTTTGTCGCGATCGGAGATATTGTAACCGACGCATTTATAAAACTAAAAGATGCATCTACACACTGCAAGCTCGACCAGAGTGCATGTGAGCTTTGTGTGCGCTTTGGAGACAAAGTACCATTTGAATCTGTAGAAATAATTCCTGCTGTTGGAAACTGTGCAAATGCGGCCGTATCTGCAAGTCGACTTGGTTTAAAAAGTGCTCTAGTGTCAACCGTTGGAGATGACCAAAACGGAAAAGACTGTCTGATGGCTCTAGAAAAAAATGGAGTTTCTACAGATTATATGCGCACCAATAGTGAATTCCCAACAAACTATCACTATGTACTTTGGTATGACGTGGAGCGAACAATACTTGTAAAGCATGCACCATTCCCCCACTCTCTTCCAAAAAATATGCGAGCTCCAAAGTGGATATATCTAACATCTCTCGGTGAGAATTCTGTAGAATTTCATGAAGAAATCGCAAATTATTTAAAATCTCATCCAGAAACTAAGCTCGCATTTCAACCGGGAACTTTCCAAATAAAACTAGGAACTGAAAAACTGAAACACATCTATTCAGTTACGGAAATATTTTTCTGTAACGTAGAAGAAGCACAGAGAATTCTAAACTCAACCGAAACAGACAAGTTGAAACTTATGGACATGCTTCACGTACTTGGACCAAAGATAATCGTAATGACTGACGGGATAGCGGGTGCATATGCACGAGAAGAATCTGGAACAAGCTGGTTTATGCCAGTATACCCTCACACACCTTTTGAGCGCACTGGAGCGGGTGATGCTTTTGCTTCAACTATCGCAAGTACAATTGCTATGGGTAAAAGTCTAAAAGAAGCTCTGTATTGGGCACCTATAAACGCAATGTCAGTAACACTACAAGTCGGCGCGCAAAAAGGACTATTAACAAAAAACAAAATCGAAGAGCTTCTCGCACAAGCACCTAGCGACTACAAACTCAAAAACCTGCGTAACTAGTTTGACCAAACTAGAATTTCCTAGTATAGTTTTAAAAAAGTAAAAAGATGGGAGAACTTACAGAAGGTACATTGAAACGCCTTTCTTTTGATTCAGCAGAAAGAGCGATAAATTTTTGTATAAAAAGTAGCGAGGGAAAGACTCATATAACTGGAGGAAGATTCAAAATATTCCTTCCTTATATTGAATCTATTGGGGAAAACCTACCCTTGCGATGGAAAGAAATAAACAGAGATATCGTATGCAAAGAAGCAATTTTAAGAACGCTTCTAAGAGACATCGACACTGAACTGGAAATCCGAAAAGTGTTGATATGGCATCTAAATGATATAAATTTATTTCGTGATATCTGCGCAATGAAAAAATCGCATCTATCAAAAAAAGAAACAGCTAAAGCTGAATGCCTCGACTGGATTCTTGCGGAGCTAAATATATCTCGGCAATATCTACAAGACGAATTAAAGAAAATAGAAGAAAAAATTTTTTCTATGAAGTCTACTCAAGAACGTTCCCATAATACACTTATGGAAATGCGAAATAGACTTCTAAACTAAAAAAAGGTCCCATTTGGGACCTTTTAATTTATCTATTCAAAACTTTTTGTATTGCGTCTTTTATAGCTTCGCGTCCCATACCATAGTGCTCTATGAGCTCAAGAGGCGTTCCTGACTGACCAAACTTATCTTTTACTCCGATAAATTCTATTGGTACTGGGAACTCCTCTGCGAGTACTTCCGCCACAGCTGAACCCATACCTCCCATAACCTGATGTTCCTCTACAGTCACGATATGTTTTGTTTCTTTTGCGAGCGCTATGATTCCACTCCTATCTATCGGCTTGATTGTTGCAAGATTCATCACTTTCACTTTTATTCCTTTTTTTTCTAAATCGCGTGCAGCGAGTATTGCATTTCGAACAAGTGCACCAGTTGCGATCACACCAACATGTGCGATGCCGTCTGGTTCATAAAAGATTTGTGACTTACCAA belongs to Candidatus Nomurabacteria bacterium and includes:
- a CDS encoding carbohydrate kinase family protein, with product MLFSKKPYDFVAIGDIVTDAFIKLKDASTHCKLDQSACELCVRFGDKVPFESVEIIPAVGNCANAAVSASRLGLKSALVSTVGDDQNGKDCLMALEKNGVSTDYMRTNSEFPTNYHYVLWYDVERTILVKHAPFPHSLPKNMRAPKWIYLTSLGENSVEFHEEIANYLKSHPETKLAFQPGTFQIKLGTEKLKHIYSVTEIFFCNVEEAQRILNSTETDKLKLMDMLHVLGPKIIVMTDGIAGAYAREESGTSWFMPVYPHTPFERTGAGDAFASTIASTIAMGKSLKEALYWAPINAMSVTLQVGAQKGLLTKNKIEELLAQAPSDYKLKNLRN
- a CDS encoding class II fructose-bisphosphate aldolase family protein, which encodes MKTLREYIQDADTKGVAIGHFNISNLEALHGIYNAAKKLNLPVIIGVSEGEQKFAGIEEVAALVKTIRERDDYPIFLNADHHGSFESVRVCIDAGFDMVIFDGAKLSFDENVKITKQCVDYAREVSKNTGRDILVEAELGYIGSGSDIKDSIPEGAGVLTKPEDAKKFVDETGVDMFAPSVGSIHGLIKSGKPHIDADLVKEIKDTVKIPLVLHGGSGLRDEDFTNAIKAGVSVVHINSEIRLAFRDEVKEAIEENPNEITPAKILGPAVDAIEAVVEARLKLFNHLQ